The Coffea arabica cultivar ET-39 chromosome 1e, Coffea Arabica ET-39 HiFi, whole genome shotgun sequence genome has a window encoding:
- the LOC113695175 gene encoding uncharacterized mitochondrial protein AtMg00310-like, with protein MFFSKNVSQQKKEEVSQSLGTIQVATQVKYLGLPMVITRSKEQVFGYMNDSIRNRMNSSKNKLLSQGGKEVLLKAISMVMPVYTMSGNKLSNKLCKEVTSMFANYWWGEAEGKNKMHWCSWWKLAKEKRVGGLGFKDLQNFNKVLLAKQVWRLISKPNLLVSKVLKAKHFYRDSIFKCKIPKNVS; from the coding sequence ATGTTCTTCAGTAAAAATGTGAGTCAACAGAAGAAAGAGGAAGTGAGTCAGAGTCTTGGCACAATTCAGGTTGCAACTCAAGTAAAATATCTGGGGCTCCCTATGGTTATAACAAGATCTAAAGAGCAAGTCTTTGGCTATATGAATGACAGCATCAGGAATAGAATGAACAGCTCGAAGAACAAATTGCTCAGTCAAGGTGGGAAGGAAGTCTTATTGAAGGCAATATCCATGGTTATGCCTGTCTATACAATGTCAGGCAATAAGCTGTCAAACAAGCTTTGTAAAGAAGTGACCTCCATGTTTGCCAACTACTGGTGGGGAGAAGctgaaggaaaaaataaaatgcactgGTGTTCATGGTGGAAACTGGCAAAGGAGAAAAGAGTGGGAGGATTGGGTTTCAAGGATCTACAGAACTTTAACAAAGTTTTGCTGGCAAAACAGGTATGGAGGCTGATCTCCAAACCAAATCTTTTAGTCAGTAAAGTTTTGAAGGCAAAGCATTTCTATAGAGACTCAATTTTTAAGTGCAAAATACCTAAGAATGTTTCCTAA
- the LOC113704492 gene encoding methylsterol monooxygenase 1-1, translating into MLPYHTLQEAEISLGRNLTFAETLWFKYSAQKSDYILYCHNTLFLFIFYTLFPIPFVILELLGSKKIDKYKLQPKFKNSFSDMMECYKKVMWTFVYAVGPLQVLSYPVIKWIGIRTSLPLPSGTEVFWQLVVYVVVEDYANYWLHRLMHSPWGYNKIHRVHHEYTAPIGFAAPYAHWAEIIILGLASFLGPLMVPGHMLTFWLWFILRQLEAIETHSGYEFPWSPSKLIPFYGGAVYHDYHHYVGGKSQSNFASVFTYCDYIYGTDKGYRYQKNVFEKQQREIKHPQSTVFDMIKVSNIENSNPVYIV; encoded by the exons ATGTTGCCATACCATACGCTTCAGGAAGCTGAAATTTCTCTTGGAAGAAATCTAACATTTGCAGAAACATTATGGTTCAAATACTCGGCTCAAAAATCAGATTATATCCTCTATTGTCACAACACCCTTTTCTTGTTTATCTTTTACACCTTGTTTCCGATCCCCTTTGTCATTCTTGAGCTCCTGGGGTCCAAAAAGATTGACAAGTACAAGCTTCagccaaaattcaaaaactcatTCTCTGACATGATGGAATGCTACAAAAAAGTTATGTGGACTTTTGTCTATGCTGTTGGCCCCCTGCAAGTCCTTTCTTACCCCGTCATTAAG TGGATTGGGATCCGAACAAGCTTGCCGTTGCCATCTGGGACAGAAGTATTCTGGCAACTGGTGGTGTATGTAGTAGTCGAGGACTATGCAAATTATTGGCtccatagactaatgcattccCCATGGGGCTATAACAAAATCCACAGGGTGCACCATGAGTATACGGCTCCTATTGGTTTTGCAGCACCTTATGCTCATTGGGCAGAGATTATTATCCTTggacttgcttcatttcttggtCCTCTCATGGTCCCCGGTCACATGCTCACCTTTTGGCTTTGGTTTATACTAAGGCAGCTCGAAGCCATTGAGACTCATAGCGG GTACGAATTTCCTTGGAGCCCCTCCAAGCTTATTCCATTTTATGGAGGTGCAGTTTACCATGATTACCATCACTACGTTGGGGGCAAAAGTCAGAGCAACTTTGCATCTGTTTTCACTTACTGTGACTACATATATGGAACCGACAAG ggatATCGATACCAGAAAAATGTCTTTGAAAAG CAAcaacgagaaattaaacatcCTCAGTCGACAGTGTTTGATATGATTAAGGTGTCAAATATTGAGAATTCTAATCCAGTATATATTGTCTGA